A single window of Athene noctua chromosome 1, bAthNoc1.hap1.1, whole genome shotgun sequence DNA harbors:
- the PANX1 gene encoding pannexin-1, with protein MAIAHIATEYVFSDFLLKEPPETRYKGLRLELALDKIVTCIAVGLPLLLISLAFAQEVSIGAQISCFAPSSFSWRQAAYVDSYCWAAVQQKQPSQNNLENIPLWLHKFFPYILLLVAILLYLPCLFWRFTAAPHLSSDLKFIMEELDKAYNRAIKAANSIRSGDPRDPTDLVPAVNENLTQSLWEISESHFKYPIVEQYLKTKKNSKCLIIKYIICRLLMLVIIFIACLYLGYYISLSSLSDEFLCTIKTGILKNDTTVPEVVQCKLIAVGVFKVLSYINLLVYLLVMPLVVYAMFVPWRWNSGILKVYEILPTFDVLKLKSKCFDDLSLYLLFLEENVSELKSFKCLKVLENIAVSEKFDVMQLLVNLGTIKTDTVDGKPGTTALEKPEETITEELEKNATELQVLTDHDASGNMSPREDKKLRQRLIDSSC; from the exons ATGGCCATCGCGCACATCGCCACCGAGTACGTCTTCTCCGACTTCTTGCTGAAGGAGCCGCCGGAGACGCGCTACAAGGGGCTGCGCCTGGAGCTGGCGCTGGACAAAATCGTCACCTGCATCGCCGTGGGGCTGCCGCTGCTCCTCATCTCCCTCGCCTTTGCCCAGGAGGTCTCCATCG gTGCTCAGATAAGCTGTTTTGCACCCAGCTCCTTCTCCTGGCGACAGGCTGCTTATGTAGACTCTTACTGCTGGGCAGCTGTGCAGCAGAAGCAACCATCCCAGAACAACTTGGAAAACATTCCCCTGTGGCTGCATAAA ttCTTTCCATACATCCTTCTCCTCGTTGCTATCCTGCTGTATCTACCATGTTTGTTCTGGCGCTTCACTGCAGCACCTCACCTTTCTTCAGACCTGAAATTTATTATGGAAGAACTTGACAAAGCCTATAACAGGGCAATCAAAGCTGCTAATAGCATCCGCAGTGGAGACCCCAGGGACCCTACTGATTTGGTTCCAGCTGTTAATGAGAACTTGACACAGAG tttGTGGGAAATATCTGAAAGCCACTTTAAATACCCAATTGTGGAGCAGTACCTGAAGACAAAGAAGAATTCCAAATGCTTAATAATTAAGTACATTATCTGCCGTTTACTCATGCTAGTAATTATTTTCATTGCATGCCTCTACCTGGGCTACTACATTAGCCTCTCCTCTTTGAGTGATGAGTTTCTCTGCACTATCAAAACTGGGATCTTAAAGAATGACACAACTGTTCCAGAAGTGGTTCAGTGCAAGCTTATTGCTGTTGGTGTCTTCAAGGTCCTCAGCTATATTAACCTGCTAGTCTATCTTCTGGTGATGCCGCTGGTAGTGTATGCAATGTTTGTTCCATGGAGGTGGAATTCGGGTATTCTCAAAGTGTATGAAATCTTGCCAACTTTTGACGTTCTAAAACTTAAGTCAAAGTGTTTTGATGACTTAAGCCTTTACCTCCTCTTTCTTGAGGAAAATGTGAGTGAACTTAAATCATTTAAATGCCTCAAAGTGCTGGAGAACATTGCAGTTTCTGAGAAGTTTGATGTCATGCAACTTTTGGTAAACCTTGGTACTATTAAGACAGATACCGTAGATGGGAAGCCAGGAACAACTGCGTTGGAAAAGCCTGAGGAAACAATTAcggaagagctggaaaaaaatgcaacagagctACAAG TTTTGACAGACCATGATGCAAGTGGCAACATGAGTCCGAGAGAAGATAAAAAACTTCGCCAAAGGCTTATAGACTCTTCATGCTGA